The DNA region TATCATTAAACCACTCAAACTCCATTTCTTTCTGTCCGTTTTCATAATACTTAAATGATTTTCCGTGTCCATTTCCGTTTTTATAACGTGTAACACTTTTCAGTTTTCCACTTGGATAAAAGTAGGTTGCAGTTGAAATATTTACTTTCTCTTTTTTATTATTCCAAAATTCATCTTTATATCTTATTTGTTCTTTGGAATGATAACCATAATAAACTCCGATTTCCATATTTTCGGTATGTTTTATTTCCATAAATATTCTTCCTAAACTGTCAATTCCTTTTTCGGTTAGTAATTGACCTTTTTGGAAAGTCTGATATTCAGTTGTTTTTTCATAAGGACTATATATTTTCCAAATTCCAAATTTTCTACGATTTTTATAATAACCTTCGATTAAATTCAATTCGGGATTTTCTTTAGATTTTACAAGATATTTTCCGTCTTTCAGTCTCTTTTTTAACGTAAATCCATTATCGTGAGAGCAATGATAATGATATTTCATATATCGCTTATTTCCATATTCAATCTGATATTCTTGTCCGAATGACAGAAATGAAAAGGTCAGAAGTATTATTGTAATCGAGAATTTCATTTTTCAGTTATTTAGTTTCTCGAAAATAATTCAGTTCTTTTAATTAGAAAAGTCATATTGAGTGAACTATGATTTTGGTTGAGTAACGAGTTTTCTCAAATGACGCACAACGTCCGGATAACTGCCGTACGACTTTAGGAGTATGGACCGTTATCGGTTGTTAGGTTTAGTCTTTCTAAATTTTTCCTTTGGTAATTACCAAAGATAAAAATTCTTAATTGTAAAAAGACGGAGTCATAAAAATTCGAAAACAATAAATCAATAACATAAATAAAACCCTCTAATCGTATTGGGCTTATACTGACCAGATAAGCACTTTGCGATTGGAAAACTTAAGTATCTTTTCTTTGAAGATGACCAAAGAACTTGACTTTGTCAAAAAAAATCACTTTCTTTAACATAAGTTTTTAACATTCACAATGTTTGAAAGAACTCTCTTTCACAGTGTAACTGTAAACTTATGATGAAAATATCCTATTTCCATCTGGTCACCTTCAAAGAAAATAACCGACTTCTCTAAACGTAAGTCTACTTCAAAAGGTTTTATTTTGGTACTCCTTTTAATTTTTTGATTAAACTCTAACAACTGTATAACCGCATTGCGGTTATATCCGTTATAGTTGCAATATATTATTTTTAAATAACTTACCTGTATATCGTAGGTAAACTCAACTTAAACTTAACGGCAATTAGTCTAATTATTATTACAATTAAGGAGGTAATAATATAATTGATATTTACAGGAACATTAAATTCGGTCAAAATTAAAAATGTTATTGCCCCAGCAATACAGGCACTTGCATAAATTTCCTTTTTAAAAATTACGGGTATCTCGTTACAGAGCAAATCGCGTATCACGCCTCCAAAAGTGGCCGACATCATGCCCAAAGCCACCGATATTATAGGGTGTAGTTCTTGCTGAATACCAATTTCAGTTCCAATTATGGTAAAAATACCCAACCCAATCGTATCAAATAAAAATAATGAAGTGCTTAAATAATCTATCTTTTTTCTGATAATAATAGCAAAGATTGTAGCACCAATTATAGCATAAACATAATTTAAATCTTGCATCCAGCCTACAGGCGTTCTGCCAATAAGAACATCACGTAATGTTCCACCACCAACTGCAGTTGCAAATGCAATAATAAAAACACCAAAAGGGTCAAACCTTTTATGAATAGCAACTAGAGTACCTGAAATGGCAAATGCTATAGTACCTAATATATCTAAAGCGTAAAATATCGTCATAAATTATATATAAATCTCAAAATTCAAGTCCTAAATTCCAATTAGCTCGTTATAAATTTCATCCATTCAATGTTCCCTTCCCTTTCCGCGTATCGCCATAGCTTTAGCGGAGGCACAGGGGAGGGCTAGGGTGGGGCTTCCTTTATTGTTGCGTATAATAATTGTAATCCTTTATAATCGTATCCACAAAATCAATTGGTTTTAAATCAGTTTTTATATCCGTAATTTCAATTATTTTTTTGTGTAATTTAACAATAACTCCGTGATTACCTTTTCGTTTTGCAGTACGGTACATTTGTTTTATCGTTTGGATATCGGTATCCGAAAGCATGGTTACCTGAGGAAAGGTAGGGACATAATCGTCAGGAATATCAGCAACTAAAGTATCGTGTATGGTAACACGCTTTTTCTCTGAAATAACAGTTGTAGAAGCAGCAATATCCCCTAAACGCTGGCCTTTTCCGTTTAGCAATATAGTCAATAGGGCTACCGATCCTGAAGCAATGCTTATGTCAATTAAGCGTAGCATCCAACGCAATAAATAACTACCAAAGGTGGGCTTGGAACCATCAATTTTTACCACACGTATTTTATTTACGTATTTTCCTGGTGTTTGTCCATTCATCAATACTTCAAAGAGTAAACTGTAAAAAAATATGGGTAATCCCATAATCAGATAAATCATCCAGGACTCCATGTCAGGCTCTAGACCAATGGCATTTAAAACCCAATTCATAATAATGGCGTAGCCGACAATAATCAGCCCATCTAACAAAAACGAACCTATTCTTGTACTTACATTGGCTACATTTTGATTGATGCCTACATTTTGAGCCGTTTCTATTTGAAAGTTATCCATTTATTGCCTTTATTTGTACAAGGTAATACGTACATTTTTTAAGCAAACGAAATTATAAAAAAACTATTACTTATTACCAGTAACATTTGAATAAATTAGTATAAATGCGAGAGGCGGCTTTTGTAAAAAAACATAAAGAACGGTGGCAGTTGTTTGAAAATGTATTGTCTAATAAACAAGAGATTTCGCCCGATAGATTGTCAGATCTTTATATTGAAATAACCGATGATCTCAGCTATGCCAAGACCTTTTACCCCAATAGCAATACGGTAAAGTATTTGAATTCCGTAGCTTCAAATGCTCATCAAAAGATTTATAAAACCAAAAAAGAGGGCAAAAACAGGTTGGTCAGTTTTTTTAAAACAGAATTTCCGTTAGCATTTTACAAGCATCATAAACAATTATTGATAGCGTTTTTGGTATTTGCCTTTTTTACTGTAGTTGGTGCTTTTTCTGCCGCAAAAGATGGTGATTTTGTACGACTGATTTTAGGTGATTCTTACGTAAACATGACGTTGGAAAATATAGCAAAAGGTGACCCTATGGCAGTTTATAAACAAGACGGTCAAATGGCAATGGCAGTAGCAATAACAATCAACAATATCAGAGTGGCAATGTACGCTTTTGTATTGGGCATACTTTTTTCGGTAGGTACGTTGTACATTATGATGCGTAACGGTATTATGCTCGGGTCTTTTTTATATTTTTTTTACGACCATGACCTGTTATGGGAATCTACTAGAACTATCTGGATTCACGGAACTATAGAAATATCGGTAATTGTTATTGCATCATGTGCGGGTATGGTATTGGGCAATGGACTACTTTTTCCAGGCACTTATACACGGTTGGATTCTTTTAAGCGAAGCATAAAAGCGGGTTTAAAGATTATGGTCAGTACCATTCCGTTTTTTATCGTAGCCGGATTTTTAGAAGGGTTTGTAACCCGACATACGGAAATGCCCGATTGGCTTGCTATTTTTATTATTTTGGCTTCACTTTATGCAATTATCTATTATTATGTTATTTATCCTATAAAATTAACCAAACAAAATCAAGAATATGCAGAACCATAGTTTTATCGAATTTAAAAAAGAACGTGATTTAGGAGCTATTATCAATGATACTTTTAAGTTTATTAGGGAGAATTGGAAATCTTATTTTAGTGCAGTTATAAAAATTGCAGGACCATTTATTCTAGTGGGCTCAATTTTAATGGTATTATTTTTCAGCTATTACATTGGAGCTGTGGGTGATATGGCAGGTATGACAGGAGATGGAAACCCGTCAGAATTTTTTGGTGTGTTCGGTACGCTTTTCGGGTGGTTGGGCCTATTGATGCTGGCGGCTATGGTAGTTTATATTATGGTATCGCTAACTGCACTCTACTATATAAAATCATATATTTCAAATAACGGTGTAGCTGATTTTTCAGAAATTCGCTCAAATACGTTTAAAAATATCTGGAAGTTTTTAGGTTTAGGTATTCTTATAGTATTAATGGTAGGTTTTGGAGCTATTTTATGTTATCTGCCGGGCATCTATTTATGGGTAGTATTGTCTTTGGCCACTTCTATTTTAGTATTTGAAGGTAAAAGTGTTGGCGATTCTATCTCTCATAGTTTCACATTAATAAAAGGGCAATGGTGGAATACTTTTGGCGTATTGTTAGTTGTAACCATTTTGGTTGGAGTTTTAGGTTATGCCTTTTCGGTACCCGCATTTGTTTACCAGATGATTGATCAGGGTACAGCACTTGGGTCAGATGATCCCTCCGAGGTATTCGGTATTTTTAGCGACCCAATTTATATTGGGTTAAATGTGATTTCCTATATAGGTAAATTTGTATTGTCATCAATAACCCTAATTGCCTCGGTTTTCATCTATTACGATTTAAATGAACAAAAAAACCTAACCGGAACCATTGAAAAAATTGATAGCCTAGGCCAATAGACTTTTGAAAAACCTTCTTTTTTACATATTCGTTTTTATTTGCCTTAGCGGGATGGCTCAGAAAGATTCGTTAAAGGTCAAATTTGATACCCAGACTATTGAAATCAAAAAGTTTGATATAGATAACCTTGAGGAATATAAAGCAGATAGGGATTTTAACTACGAAGTTGAAAAGAGAGAACCTTCACTGTTAGAAAGGGGCTTCAACTGGCTGTATAGGGTGTTTTTAAACCTCTTAGAATGGATTTTTGGTAATGAGATCGCCTCAGGAATTATGGGTATTATTGTTAGAATTTTACCGTATGCAATTGCTGCTTTGGTATTGTTTTTATTGATAAAATTTTTCTTAAAAGTAAATACACAGAGTATTGTTTCGGGCAAAACCAATACATCTACCGTACGATTGACCGAAGATGAAGAATTAATAAAGAGCGAAGACCTGCCCAATTTGATTAAAAATGCCATTGCTCAAAAAAATTACCGATTGGCGGTTCGGTATTATTACCTTTTGGTATTGCAAAAATTATCTAATGCAGAACTTATTGATTGGCAACAGCAAAAAACTAACGAAGATTATATTGGCGAAATAGAATCGACTACCTTAAAACAACAATTTGCCTCGGGCACCTATCTGTACGATTTTGTTTGGTATGGTAATTTTGAACTCAACCAAGCCGAGTTTGCCAAAGCGGAACAGCAGTTTAACGAACTAACAAATTCCATTAAATAAGTTGAGCAAAAGATCTAAAATAATGCTAGGTGTTGCCATATTATTGTTTTTGGCCTTTGTTTATGTGGAATATAACAAACCAAAACCGTTAAATTGGTTTCCAACGTATGCCGCAAAGCACAAGTTACCTTATGGAACCTACGTTCTACGAAACGAATTAACTAGTATTTTTCCAGATACTGAAATTCAAGATATTAATATACCGCCTTATTCATTTTTACAAGATGAAACTAAGAATGGCACTTATTTTTTTGTGGATGATGGCATTAACTTTGGCGAAGATGAGTTTAACAAATTATTAGAATTTGTGGATAAGGGCAATGATGTGTTTATATCCACGCACGGTATAACTATAGATACTCTAAATCTTAAAACAGAAGGTATTTCTTCCGAAGCCTTTGAAGAAAAAGTGTTTTTTAAGTTTTACAATAAAAATTTGAGCACCAAAGAATTTCATTTTGACCGCAATTTTTATAACACAACCTTTTCTAAAATTGACACTTCAAATGCTGTCGCTTTGGGAAAAACAGGATATTTGAACGGGGATAATGAACGAGTTTCCGAAGGGATTAACTTCATTAAATATAACTATGGAAAAGGCAATTTCTTTTTTCATACGTTCCCCGAGGCTTTTACCAATTACTTTATTCTAAAATCACCAAATCAACAATACACGGCATCGGTGTTGTCCTATCTGGATAGTTCAAAACCAATATTGTGGGATGCCTATTATAAAACAGGCAAAAGTAGAATGACGTCGCCTATGCAGTACTTGCTGGGTACAAAAAGCCTAAAATGGGCATATTACACTGTATTAATAGGTGTGTTGTTTTTTATCATTTTTGAAGGGAAACGCAAACAGCGACACATTCCTATTATCACACCTTTAAAAAATCAAACATTGGCATTTACGCGAACTATTGCGAATATGTATTACGAAAAATCGGAGCATAAAAACATAGCGGAACATAAAATAACGTATTTGTTGGAGTATATTCGCACAAAATTACACGTGCCAACGATTACTATTAACGATAATTTTTATAATTATGTAGCGTCAAGAAGCGGACACGACATCGAAGATGTAAAGAAACTTTTTAACCAGATAGATAGCATCCATCAAAAAAATAACATTACAAAAGAAGAATTAATACAGCTTAATGCTGCAATAGAAAAATTTAAAAATCCTGTATAAAAATGGAAAACACTGAGCAAAATCCAGATAAGGAAGGCTTACAATTTAACAGCCGAATAGATTTAAGTAAGTTA from Aureibaculum sp. 2308TA14-22 includes:
- a CDS encoding stage II sporulation protein M produces the protein MREAAFVKKHKERWQLFENVLSNKQEISPDRLSDLYIEITDDLSYAKTFYPNSNTVKYLNSVASNAHQKIYKTKKEGKNRLVSFFKTEFPLAFYKHHKQLLIAFLVFAFFTVVGAFSAAKDGDFVRLILGDSYVNMTLENIAKGDPMAVYKQDGQMAMAVAITINNIRVAMYAFVLGILFSVGTLYIMMRNGIMLGSFLYFFYDHDLLWESTRTIWIHGTIEISVIVIASCAGMVLGNGLLFPGTYTRLDSFKRSIKAGLKIMVSTIPFFIVAGFLEGFVTRHTEMPDWLAIFIILASLYAIIYYYVIYPIKLTKQNQEYAEP
- a CDS encoding RDD family protein, coding for MDNFQIETAQNVGINQNVANVSTRIGSFLLDGLIIVGYAIIMNWVLNAIGLEPDMESWMIYLIMGLPIFFYSLLFEVLMNGQTPGKYVNKIRVVKIDGSKPTFGSYLLRWMLRLIDISIASGSVALLTILLNGKGQRLGDIAASTTVISEKKRVTIHDTLVADIPDDYVPTFPQVTMLSDTDIQTIKQMYRTAKRKGNHGVIVKLHKKIIEITDIKTDLKPIDFVDTIIKDYNYYTQQ
- a CDS encoding toxin-antitoxin system YwqK family antitoxin, with protein sequence MKFSITIILLTFSFLSFGQEYQIEYGNKRYMKYHYHCSHDNGFTLKKRLKDGKYLVKSKENPELNLIEGYYKNRRKFGIWKIYSPYEKTTEYQTFQKGQLLTEKGIDSLGRIFMEIKHTENMEIGVYYGYHSKEQIRYKDEFWNNKKEKVNISTATYFYPSGKLKSVTRYKNGNGHGKSFKYYENGQKEMEFEWFNDKQVGIWKWWNEKGELTKTKDYTTE
- a CDS encoding trimeric intracellular cation channel family protein, which gives rise to MFYALDILGTIAFAISGTLVAIHKRFDPFGVFIIAFATAVGGGTLRDVLIGRTPVGWMQDLNYVYAIIGATIFAIIIRKKIDYLSTSLFLFDTIGLGIFTIIGTEIGIQQELHPIISVALGMMSATFGGVIRDLLCNEIPVIFKKEIYASACIAGAITFLILTEFNVPVNINYIITSLIVIIIRLIAVKFKLSLPTIYR
- a CDS encoding DUF4350 domain-containing protein, whose protein sequence is MSKRSKIMLGVAILLFLAFVYVEYNKPKPLNWFPTYAAKHKLPYGTYVLRNELTSIFPDTEIQDINIPPYSFLQDETKNGTYFFVDDGINFGEDEFNKLLEFVDKGNDVFISTHGITIDTLNLKTEGISSEAFEEKVFFKFYNKNLSTKEFHFDRNFYNTTFSKIDTSNAVALGKTGYLNGDNERVSEGINFIKYNYGKGNFFFHTFPEAFTNYFILKSPNQQYTASVLSYLDSSKPILWDAYYKTGKSRMTSPMQYLLGTKSLKWAYYTVLIGVLFFIIFEGKRKQRHIPIITPLKNQTLAFTRTIANMYYEKSEHKNIAEHKITYLLEYIRTKLHVPTITINDNFYNYVASRSGHDIEDVKKLFNQIDSIHQKNNITKEELIQLNAAIEKFKNPV
- a CDS encoding DUF4129 domain-containing protein; its protein translation is MAQKDSLKVKFDTQTIEIKKFDIDNLEEYKADRDFNYEVEKREPSLLERGFNWLYRVFLNLLEWIFGNEIASGIMGIIVRILPYAIAALVLFLLIKFFLKVNTQSIVSGKTNTSTVRLTEDEELIKSEDLPNLIKNAIAQKNYRLAVRYYYLLVLQKLSNAELIDWQQQKTNEDYIGEIESTTLKQQFASGTYLYDFVWYGNFELNQAEFAKAEQQFNELTNSIK